A genomic stretch from Pseudoliparis swirei isolate HS2019 ecotype Mariana Trench chromosome 18, NWPU_hadal_v1, whole genome shotgun sequence includes:
- the fam210b gene encoding protein FAM210B, mitochondrial isoform X2: MFLCRTGRLSGAALDQALKSTGSFLVQVRATRLGDVTLTLRNGFTSPRCRCFCASVGGVEATLAQLGKRQPDRRRLPLENRDPSCALDRRHLHRLPTEPASHSERVQSGGGVIDNVAQPLARANHSARRESVAHVLFTGDRRGFGRLRFAGTMQTRAASTKKKSDAAEEQTANNKGAEQNLKEASSTSSSTATAPGELEAEGGKPNKTQQLKKVFKEYGAVGVSFHIGISLMSLGMFYLLISRRWPTVEGQSKTGLSLWPSVWPHAGRDHLSSDIPSTHKLMMTFELD, encoded by the exons ATGTTTCTGTGCCGCACGGGCCGGCTGTCCGGAGCCGCTCTGGATCAGGCTCTCAAGTCCACGGGCTCGTTTCTAGTGCAGGTCCGAGCCACCAGACTGGGGGACGTCACTTTGACATTACGCAATGGCTTCACGTCTCCGCGGTGCCGGTGTTTCTGCGCGTCCGTCGGGGGTGTCGAGGCAACTCTTGCGCAACTGGGGAAACGGCAACCGGACCGCCGCCGGCTACCTCTCGAGAACCGGGACCCGTCGTGTGCTTTGGACCGGCGACACTTGCACCGGTTGCCGACTGAACCTGCGAGTCACTCGGAGCGCGTGCAGAGTGGAGGCGGTGTCATAGACAATGTCGCGCAGCCGCTTGCGCGTGCAAACCACAGCGCGAGACGAGAGTCGGTGGCACACGTTTTGTTTACAGGTGACCGGCGGGGTTTCGGTCGGCTCCGCTTCGCCGGGACAATGCAGACCAGAGCCGCGTccacgaagaagaagagcgaCGCCGCCGAGGAGCAGACGGCGAACAACAAAGGG GCCGAGCAGAATTTAAAGGAGGCCTCTTCTACTTCCTCATCTACAGCGACGGCCCCAGGGGAGCTGGAGGCAGAGGGAGGAAAACCAAACAAGACCCAGCAGTTAAAGAAAGTCTTCAAGGAATATGGAGCAGTGGGAGTTTCCTTCCACATCGGGATCTCCCTTATGTCGCTGGGAATGTTCTACCTCCTCATATCCAG ACGGTGGCCGACAGTGGAAGGCCAGAGCAAGACGGGTTTGAGTCTCTGGCCGTCTGTGTGGCCGCATGCCGGCAGAGATCATCTCAGCTCAGACATTCCTTCCACACACAAGCTGATGATGACCTTTGAACTAGACTGA